The following proteins come from a genomic window of Pseudomonadota bacterium:
- a CDS encoding amidase: protein MTSPVTPTTAPPYESIAAFRAHTRAHQDMLEWCAKRIDALNGHLNALREVHHPPISANEGPLRGVPITVKDNIGVTGFETWAGTAAALPPRWAESGELIERLEVAGAVVTSKSHCAEFAFGGSGFNPHHGTPRNPFDPHIHRAPGGSSSGTAVAVASGMAWIGVGTDTGGSVRVPASLCGCVGFRPTHGRWPTDGILPLSPLFDDPGIIARNAADLSLVAAAIDRVNPRAALTLAGVRFATVPDQFLSACDADVQTAWRRACRRAGPSVSSMGGAAQRLLQDAFEMLDNGPNTAASNCARLIEAELPGWRERLTPHVSRLLNEHAGVPEDIIASRHARVRELRAEQATLFGDADFLLCPTCPVSAPAVAMLDNESYYERYSNLLLRYTVFPSLFGCCAVSLPMGRDTHGIPMGLQIIGRDDDDQRLIACARTLEAALNDTAAD, encoded by the coding sequence ATGACAAGTCCGGTTACGCCCACCACCGCACCACCCTACGAGTCGATCGCCGCCTTTCGTGCACACACCCGGGCGCACCAGGACATGCTCGAGTGGTGCGCCAAGCGGATCGACGCGCTCAACGGACACCTGAATGCCCTGCGCGAGGTGCACCACCCGCCGATCAGCGCCAATGAAGGCCCCCTGCGGGGCGTACCCATCACTGTCAAGGACAACATCGGCGTCACGGGCTTCGAGACCTGGGCGGGTACGGCGGCGGCCCTGCCGCCCCGCTGGGCCGAGAGCGGCGAACTGATCGAGCGCCTCGAGGTTGCGGGCGCAGTCGTGACCAGCAAGAGTCACTGCGCGGAATTCGCCTTCGGCGGCAGCGGGTTCAACCCGCACCACGGCACACCGCGCAACCCCTTCGACCCCCACATCCACCGCGCTCCAGGCGGGTCGAGCAGCGGCACCGCCGTCGCTGTGGCGAGCGGCATGGCGTGGATCGGTGTCGGAACCGACACGGGCGGGTCGGTGCGGGTGCCTGCGAGTCTCTGCGGCTGCGTGGGCTTCAGGCCCACCCACGGTCGCTGGCCGACCGACGGCATCCTGCCGCTGAGCCCACTGTTCGACGACCCCGGCATCATCGCGCGGAACGCCGCCGACCTGAGCCTGGTCGCCGCAGCAATCGACCGCGTCAACCCGCGCGCCGCCCTCACGCTCGCCGGCGTGCGCTTCGCCACCGTCCCCGACCAGTTTCTGAGTGCCTGCGACGCCGACGTGCAGACCGCCTGGCGGCGAGCCTGCCGGCGCGCGGGACCCAGTGTCTCGTCGATGGGTGGCGCGGCGCAGCGGCTGCTGCAAGACGCCTTCGAGATGCTCGACAACGGGCCGAACACCGCTGCGAGCAACTGCGCACGCCTGATCGAGGCGGAGTTGCCGGGGTGGCGCGAGCGGCTGACGCCGCACGTGAGCCGTTTGCTGAACGAACACGCCGGTGTGCCGGAGGACATCATCGCCTCGCGCCACGCCCGGGTGCGCGAACTGCGGGCGGAGCAGGCAACGCTGTTCGGCGACGCCGACTTTCTGCTGTGCCCGACCTGTCCGGTGAGCGCACCGGCGGTGGCGATGCTCGACAACGAGAGCTACTACGAGCGCTACAGCAACCTGTTGCTGCGCTACACGGTTTTCCCGAGCCTGTTCGGGTGTTGCGCCGTCAGCCTGCCGATGGGGCGGGACACACACGGCATTCCAATGGGGCTGCAGATCATCGGCCGAGACGACGACGATCAGCGCCTGATCGCCTGCGCACGGACGCTCGAGGCCGCCTTGAATGACACGGCGGCCGACTGA
- the parC gene encoding DNA topoisomerase IV subunit A: MTGFDETEQQPLREFTEKAYLDYSMYVILDRALPHLGDGLKPVQRRLIYAMSELGLSAGQKYKKSARTVGDVLGKFHPHGDSACYEAMVLMAQPFSFRYPLVDGQGNWGSPDDPKSFAAMRYTEARLTPFAKTLLQELGQGTVDWVPNFDGTLSEPAVMPSRLPHVLLNGTTGIAVGMATDIPPHNLREVVAACVHLLEKPRATVAELLTHIQGPDFPTHGEIISSPEDIARLYETGNGSVRQRAVYEREGNDIVVTALPHQASPAKVLEQIAAQMHAKKLPLVEDLRDESDHENPTRLVIVPRTNRVDADALMRHLFATTDLEKHYRVNINVIGLDGRPGVLNLRELLSAWLVFRTETVRRRLTHRLEAVMARLHKLDGLLIAFLNLDEVIRIIRTEDEPKPVLMARFDLSEIQADYILDTRLRHLARLEEMKIRAEQEALEAERQSLEKTLGSDRRLKTLVKKELLADAETYGDARRSPIVVREAAAAMSDTDLVPAEPITVVLSERGWIRSGKGHELDPVTLNYKSGDGYRSHSRTRSNHPAVFLDSTGRSYAISAHSLPSARSLGEPLSGHVKSPDGATFVAALHGAPNARYLLASSAGYGFQSTIQVFTSRNKTGKAVLSLPAGATVLHPAQVGDPGTDRVACISSSGNLLVFDLAEVGEMSKGKGMRLMNIPSAKVKSGTESMCAVAVVPQRGVLKLFAGKRHTALSFRDLDDYLGEPGKRGRKLPRGFQKVARVTVERK; the protein is encoded by the coding sequence ATGACCGGATTCGACGAGACGGAGCAGCAACCGCTGCGGGAATTCACCGAGAAAGCCTACCTCGACTACTCGATGTACGTGATTCTCGATCGCGCCCTGCCGCACCTCGGTGACGGGCTGAAGCCGGTTCAGCGACGGCTGATCTACGCGATGAGCGAACTCGGGCTCTCGGCCGGACAGAAATACAAGAAATCGGCACGCACCGTCGGCGACGTGCTGGGCAAGTTTCACCCGCACGGCGACTCCGCCTGTTACGAAGCCATGGTCCTCATGGCCCAGCCGTTCTCTTTCCGTTACCCGCTGGTGGACGGTCAGGGCAACTGGGGTTCGCCGGACGACCCGAAGTCCTTTGCCGCAATGCGCTACACCGAGGCGCGTCTGACGCCCTTCGCCAAGACCCTGTTGCAGGAGCTCGGCCAGGGGACGGTGGATTGGGTGCCGAACTTCGATGGCACCTTGAGCGAACCCGCGGTCATGCCCTCGCGCCTGCCGCATGTGCTGCTGAACGGCACCACGGGTATCGCGGTCGGCATGGCGACCGACATCCCGCCGCATAACCTGCGGGAGGTGGTTGCCGCCTGTGTGCACCTGCTCGAAAAGCCGCGCGCCACCGTCGCGGAGCTCCTGACCCACATCCAGGGGCCGGATTTCCCGACGCACGGCGAAATCATCAGTTCGCCGGAGGATATCGCCCGGCTGTACGAGACCGGCAACGGCTCGGTGCGCCAGCGTGCGGTGTACGAACGCGAGGGCAACGACATCGTCGTCACCGCGCTGCCGCACCAGGCGTCACCAGCCAAGGTGCTCGAGCAGATCGCCGCGCAGATGCACGCGAAGAAGCTGCCCCTGGTGGAGGACCTGCGCGACGAGTCGGACCACGAGAACCCGACGCGGCTGGTGATCGTGCCGCGCACCAACCGGGTCGACGCCGATGCCTTGATGCGCCACCTGTTCGCCACCACCGACCTCGAGAAGCACTACCGCGTCAACATCAACGTGATCGGGCTCGACGGTCGGCCGGGTGTGCTCAACCTGCGCGAGCTGCTCAGCGCATGGCTGGTGTTTCGCACCGAGACCGTCCGGCGACGCCTGACGCACCGCCTCGAAGCCGTGATGGCGCGGCTGCACAAGTTGGACGGCCTGCTGATCGCCTTCCTGAACCTCGACGAGGTGATCCGGATCATCCGCACCGAGGACGAACCCAAACCCGTGTTGATGGCCCGCTTCGATCTCAGTGAGATTCAGGCTGACTACATCCTCGACACCCGCCTGCGGCACCTGGCGCGGCTCGAGGAAATGAAGATCCGCGCGGAGCAGGAGGCGCTCGAGGCCGAGCGGCAGTCGCTCGAGAAAACGCTCGGGTCGGACCGTCGGCTCAAGACGCTGGTCAAGAAGGAGCTGCTCGCCGACGCCGAGACCTACGGTGACGCGCGTCGCTCGCCGATCGTCGTGCGTGAGGCCGCGGCCGCGATGTCCGACACCGACCTGGTGCCGGCCGAACCGATCACGGTCGTGTTGTCCGAGCGCGGTTGGATACGATCGGGCAAGGGCCACGAGCTCGATCCGGTCACACTGAACTACAAGTCCGGAGATGGCTACCGGAGTCACTCGCGCACACGCAGCAACCACCCGGCGGTGTTCCTCGACTCCACCGGGCGCAGCTACGCGATCTCTGCGCACAGTCTGCCGTCGGCGCGCAGCCTCGGAGAGCCCCTGTCGGGCCACGTGAAATCGCCCGACGGCGCGACCTTTGTTGCCGCCTTGCACGGTGCCCCCAACGCCCGCTACCTGCTCGCGAGCAGCGCGGGCTACGGGTTCCAGAGCACGATCCAAGTCTTCACGAGCCGCAACAAGACCGGCAAGGCCGTGCTCTCGCTACCGGCGGGTGCGACGGTGCTGCACCCCGCTCAGGTGGGCGATCCAGGGACCGACCGGGTGGCCTGCATCAGTTCGTCGGGCAACCTGCTGGTGTTCGACCTGGCCGAAGTCGGTGAGATGAGCAAGGGCAAGGGCATGCGGCTGATGAACATCCCGTCGGCGAAGGTCAAGTCCGGGACCGAGTCGATGTGTGCGGTTGCGGTCGTGCCGCAGCGCGGTGTGCTCAAGCTGTTTGCAGGCAAGCGACACACGGCCTTGTCGTTCCGCGACCTCGACGACTACCTGGGCGAGCCGGGCAAGCGTGGCCGCAAATTGCCGCGCGGGTTCCAGAAGGTGGCGCGGGTCACCGTCGAGCGCAAATGA